From the genome of Tachysurus vachellii isolate PV-2020 chromosome 2, HZAU_Pvac_v1, whole genome shotgun sequence, one region includes:
- the top2a gene encoding DNA topoisomerase 2-alpha isoform X2, whose protein sequence is MATMEGPLKTLFENKALSKPKKDDKRLSVERIYQKKTQLEHILLRPDTYIGSVEPVTQQMWVFDEAIGMNCRDITFVPGLYKIFDEILVNAADNKQRDSSMNCIKITIDPENTSISIWNNGKGIPVVEHKVEKVYVPALIFGQLLTSSNYDDDQKKVTGGRNGYGAKLCNIFSTKFTVETACRESKQCFKQTWYNNMSRAGEAKIKPFSGEDFTCISFQPDLAKFKMESLDRDTVALLTRRAYDIAGATKGVKVVLNGTKVPVSGFRSYVDLYVKDRTDEMGSPLTVVHEIVNPRWEVCLTMSEKGFQQVSFVNSIATTKGGRHSDYVADQIVSKMIEVVKKKNKGGVVVKPFQVKNHMWLFVNCLIENPSFDSQTKENMTLQQKSFGSTCTLSEKFIKQANSCGIVDSVMNWVKFKAQTQLNKKCSAVKHSKIKGVPKLDDANDAGGKNSAGCTLILTEGDSAKTLAVSGLGVVGRDRYGVFPLRGKMLNVREASHKQIMENAEINSIIKILGLQYRKNYSDPESLKSLRYGKLMIMTDQDQDGSHIKGLLINFIHHNWPSLLHHNFLEEFITPIIKASNKKQTHSFYSIPEFTEWKEKQSSLKSWRIKYYKGLGTSTAQEAKEYFSDMARHRIPFKYSGAADDEAITLAFSKKKVEERKEWLTSFMINRRQRREHNLPEEYLYGKTTTSLSYHDFVNKELVLFSNSDNERSIPCLVDGLKPGQRKVLFCCLKRNDKREVKVAQLAGSVAEMSAYHHGEISLMMTIVGLAQNFVGSNNLNLLQPLGQFGTRLHGGKDSASPRYIFTMLSPLARLLFPAVDDNLLKYNYDDNMRVEPEFYVPIIPLVLVNGSDGIGTGWASRIPNYDVREIVNNVHRMLGGQEPLPMLPSYKGFKGTIEELTTNQYMNSGEVAIIDSTTIEISELPVKTWTQTYKENVLEVMLNGSEKVPALITDYKEYHTDTTVRFVVKMTEERLRETEAAGLHKVFKLQNPLTCNSMVLFDHVGSLKKYETVQDVMKDFFELRLKYYVLRKDWLLGMLGAESAKLSNQARFILEKIEGTLVIENKPKKELIRMLQEMGYDSDPVKAWKKSQEKDVLEEEAMDDTEEKEKEEETSGPDYNYLLSMPMWFLTKEKKDELCKQRDEKMNELSILKRKSPSDLWKEDLAAFTEELERVEQAERAAQSSVTQVKVKGGRSKVVKMKNETMPTPQGRRVIPRITSAMKDQALKKGGAKKGKLKSEKDGSVVIKMEFGDEEAEAGDSPEMGLAARLTKKVKKGPKEKGSKSGKQTTLKFKPVKNHLLSSEEESEEDDLDMPTSARDAVAPKQQRVRKANADVKYSLSESEDEAGNWESLGKKKAQELDAEDLFVPEPSALSESEQDSPAPPPKKTVTQTKKDNLDKDVKSTLTSESSASKPPPKPKEKAVKKAADGIAKKPAAKKTTTVPKKKATVTDVKQPSILDVLSKPSTAKKSTAKKQATSSESDTAAPAPAAKKAAVRKRKVLTSSDDSDSDSDEGNLMARLKSKAAGKKSKQGDDDSFSLELTSSAVAPRSKTARNTKPVRYMLDSDSEDDF, encoded by the exons ATGGCTACAATGGAAGGACCACTGAAG ACTTTGTTTGAGAACAAGGCCCTGAGCAAGCCAAAAAAGGATGATAAACGGCTCTCTGTGGAGCGCATATACCAGAAGAAGACACAGCTGGAACATATCTTGCTCCGGCCAGACACCTACATCGGTTCTGTGGAACCCGTCACACAG CAAATGTGGGTGTTTGATGAAGCGATAGGGATGAACTGCAGGGACATCACGTTTGTCCCTGGACTATACAAGATCTTTGATGAGATCCTGG tcAATGCTGCAGATAACAAGCAGAGAGACAGCAGCATGAACTGTATCAAGATCACCATTGACCC AGAGAACACCAGCATCAGCATCTGGAACAATGGAAAGGGCATTCCTGTGGTGGAGCACAAGGTAGAGAAAGTGTATGTGCCGGCACTCATCTTCGGCCAGCTGCTCACCTCCAGCAACTACGACGACGACCAGAAGAAGGTCACGG GTGGTCGTAATGGATATGGTGCCAAGCTGTGCAACATCTTCAGCACAAAGTTCACCGTGGAGACGGCATGCAGGGAGTCCAAGCAGTGTTTTAAACAG acgTGGTACAACAACATGAGTCGTGCAGGTGAGGCCAAAATCAAGCCGTTCAGTGGTGAAGACTTCACATGCATCTCCTTCCAGCCTGATTTGGCCAAATTCAAGATGGAGTCTCTGGACCGTGACACGGTGGCACTGCTGACGAGGCGTGCGTATGACATTGCTGGTGCCACCAAAGGTGTCAAGGTGGTTCTCAATGGAACCAAAGTGCCT GTGAGTGGGTTTCGCAGCTATGTAGACCTGTATGTGAAGGACCGAACAGATGAGATGGGTTCTCCTCTTACTGTAGTCCATGAGATAGTCAACCCGCGTTGGGAGGTCTGTCTCACAATGAGCGAGAAAGGCTTCCAGCAAGTCAGCTTTGTCAACAGCATCGCCACCACCAAG GGTGGCAGACACTCAGACTATGTTGCTGACCAGATTGTGTCCAAGATGATTGAagtggtgaagaagaagaacaaaggtGGTGTAGTAGTCAAGCCCTTCCAG gTGAAGAACCATATGTGGCTATTTGTAAACTGCCTGATTGAGAACCCCAGCTTTGATTCTCAGACCAAAGAGAACATGACGCTGCAGCAGAAGAGCTTTGGCTCCACCTGTACGCTCAGTGAGAAGTTCATCAAACAG GCAAACAGCTGTGGCATCGTGGACAGCGTGATGAACTGGGTGAAGTTTAAGGCTCAGACTCAGCTCAACAAGAAGTGCTCAGCTGTTAAACACTCCAAGATCAAGGGCGTACCAAAACTGGACGATGCCAACGATGCTG GTGGTAAGAACTCCGCTGGCTGTACTCTGATCCTTACCGAGGGAGACTCGGCCAAGACCCTGGCCGTGTCTGGACTTGGCGTGGTGGGTCGAGATCGCTACGGCGTTTTCCCCTTGCGTGGAAAAATGCTCAATGTGCGGGAAGCCTCACACAAACAG ATCATGGAGAACGCTGAGATCAATAGCATCATTAAGATCCTGGGTCTGCAGTACAGGAAGAACTACAGTGATCCTGAGTCTCTCAAGTCTCTGCGCTATGGCAAGCTCATGATCATGACAGATCAG GATCAGGATGGCTCCCATATCAAAGGGCTGCTCATCAACTTCATCCACCACAACTGGCCCTCGCTGCTGCACCACAACTTCCTTGAGGAGTTCATCACACCCATAATTAAG GCATCGAATAAGAAGCAGACACACTCCTTTTATAGCATCCCAGAGTTCACAGAGTGGAAAGAGAAGCAGAGCAGTCTGAAATCATGGAGGATCAAGTACTACAAAG GTTTGGGTACCAGCACAGCCCAGGAGGCAAAAGAGTATTTCTCGGACATGGCGAGACATCGCATCCCGTTTAAATACTCTGGAGCGGCCGATGACGAGGCGATCACCCTT GCCTTTAGTAAGAAGAAAGTGGAAGAGAGAAAGGAgtggctcaccagctttatgatCAACAGGCGACAGCGCCGGGAGCATAACCTGCCTGAG GAGTATCTGTATGGAAAGACGACTACATCGCTCTCCTACCATGACTTTGTCAACAAGGAGCTGGTGCTTTTCTCCAACTCGGACAATGAGCGTTCTATCCCATGTCTGGTGGATG GTCTGAAGCCAGGACAGAGGAAGGTACTGTTCTGCTGCCTGAAACGAAACGATAAGCGTGAGGTGAAGGTGGCCCAGCTTGCTGGTTCTGTAGCAGAGATGTCTGCTTATCACCATGGAGAG ATTTCACTTATGATGACCATCGTTGGCCTGGCACAGAACTTTGTGGGCAGCAACAATCTGAACCTGCTGCAACCTCTGGGGCAGTTTGGTACACGCCTTCACGGTGGCAAAGACTCTGCCAGCCCCAGATACATCTTCACCATGCTTAG tcCTTTGGCTCGGCTCCTTTTCCCTGCTGTGGATGACAACCTTCTGAAGTACAACTATGATGACAACATGCGTGTTGAGCCAGAGTTTTATGTTCCCATCATCCCACTTGTACTGGTCAATGGCTCTGATGGCATTGGTACGGGTTGGGCCAGTCGAATTCCTAACTATGATGTGCGTGAAATTGTCAACAACGTCCACCGCATGCTTGGTGGCCAGGAGCCTCTGCCCATG TTGCCTAGTTATAAGGGCTTTAAAGGTACCATTGAGGAGCTGACAACTAACCAGTACATGAACAGCGGTGAGGTGGCCATTATTGACTCCACCACCATAGAGATCTCAGAGTTGCCTGTGAAAACCTGGACTCAG ACATACAAGGAGAACGTGCTGGAGGTGATGCTGAATGGCTCTGAGAAGGTGCCCGCACTGATCACAGATTATAAAGAGTACCACACGGACACCACCGTGCGCTTTGTGGTCAAAATGACAGAGGAGAGGCTGCGGGAGACTGAGGCTGCAGGGTTGCACAAAGTCTTCAAACTCCAGAACCCACTCACCTGCAACTCCATG GTGCTGTTTGACCATGTGGGCAGTTTGAAGAAGTATGAGACTGTGCAGGACGTCATGAAGGACTTCTTTGAACTTCGTCTAAAGTATTATGTGCTGAGAAAGGACTGGCTGCTTGGTATGCTGGGAGCCGAAAGCGCCAAGCTCTCCAACCAGGCACGTTTCATTCTGGAGAAGATCGAGGGAACACTCGTCATTG AGAACAAGCCCAAGAAGGAGCTAATTCGCATGCTGCAGGAGATGGGCTATGACTCAGATCCTGTTAAGGCCTGGAAAAAATCTCAGGAGAAG GATGTTTTGGAAGAAGAGGCAATGGATGACActgaggagaaggagaaagaggaagagacatCAGGACCTGACTATAATTATCTTCTGAGCATGCCCATGTGGTTCCTCACTAAAGAGAAGAAAGATGAACTGTGCAAGCAAAGAGATGAAAAG ATGAATGAGCTGAGTATACTGAAGAGGAAGTCTCCTTCAGATCTGTGGAAGGAGGATCTCGCTGCATTTACAGAGGAGCTGGAA CGTGTGGAGCAGGCTGAGCGAGCTGCCCAGAGCTCAGTCACCCAGGTCAAGGTCAAAGGAGGCAGATCCAAGGTGGTGAAGATGAAGAATGAGACCATGCCCACCCCACAGGGCCGCCGTGTCATTCCACGCATCACCAGTGCTATGAAGGACCAGGCTCTCAAAAAGGGGGGCGCCAAGAAGGGCAAActcaag TCTGAGAAAGATGGCAGTGTGGTGATTAAGATGGAATTTGGTGATGAGGAGGCTGAAGCAGGAGATTCTCCGGAGATGGGACTCGCCGCTCGTCTGACCAAAAAAGTCAAGAAGGGACCCAAAGAGAAAG GTTCTAAGTCAGGGAAGCAGACTACATTGAAGTTTAAACCAGTCAAGAATCATCTGTTGTCGTCTGAGGAGGAGAGCGAGGAAGATGATTTAGACATGCCCACAAGTGCACGTGATGCTGTGGCTCCCAAACAGCAGCGGGTCAGAAAAGCTAACG CTGATGTTAAGTACTCTTTATCTGAGAGTGAGGATGAAGCTGGAAACTGGGAGAGTTTGGGCAAAAAGAAGGCTCAGGAACTTGATGCCGAGGATTTGTTTGTCCCAGAACCTAGTGCTCTATCTGAGAGTGAGCAGGACTCACCCGCCCCACCTCC GAAAAAAACGGTGacacaaacaaagaaagacaatTTGGACAAAGACGTGAAGAGCACGCTCACCT CTGAAAGCAGTGCTTCTAAACCTCCACCCAAGCCTAAAGAGAAAGCGGTGAAGAAAGCAGCTGATGGCATTGCAAAGAAACCAGCGGCGAAGAAGACGACCACGGTTCCCAAAAAGAAAGCAACTGTGACTG ATGTCAAGCAGCCATCGATCCTCGACGTGCTGTCCAAACCTTCCACCGCTAAAAAGAGCACGGCCAAAAAACAGGCCACATCCAGTGAATCTGACACTGCTGCCCCTGCACCAGCAGCCAAAAAGGCAGCCGTGCGTAAAAGGAAAGTGCTCACGAGCAGCGACGATTCAGACAGCGACTCAGATGAAGGAAACCTCATGGCCCGCCTCAAAAGCAAAGCTGCAGGAAag AAAAGTAAGCAAGGCGATGACGACAGCTTTTCCCTGGAATTGACTTCTTCTGCCGTGGCACCGAGAAGCAAAACGGCACGCAACACAAAACCAGTCAGATACATGCTGGACTCCGATTCAGAGGATGACTTTTAG
- the top2a gene encoding DNA topoisomerase 2-alpha isoform X1, whose amino-acid sequence MWDPPLNLAIKNLCETFLQGEMSARFIKFCPIDEAATDFKTLFENKALSKPKKDDKRLSVERIYQKKTQLEHILLRPDTYIGSVEPVTQQMWVFDEAIGMNCRDITFVPGLYKIFDEILVNAADNKQRDSSMNCIKITIDPENTSISIWNNGKGIPVVEHKVEKVYVPALIFGQLLTSSNYDDDQKKVTGGRNGYGAKLCNIFSTKFTVETACRESKQCFKQTWYNNMSRAGEAKIKPFSGEDFTCISFQPDLAKFKMESLDRDTVALLTRRAYDIAGATKGVKVVLNGTKVPVSGFRSYVDLYVKDRTDEMGSPLTVVHEIVNPRWEVCLTMSEKGFQQVSFVNSIATTKGGRHSDYVADQIVSKMIEVVKKKNKGGVVVKPFQVKNHMWLFVNCLIENPSFDSQTKENMTLQQKSFGSTCTLSEKFIKQANSCGIVDSVMNWVKFKAQTQLNKKCSAVKHSKIKGVPKLDDANDAGGKNSAGCTLILTEGDSAKTLAVSGLGVVGRDRYGVFPLRGKMLNVREASHKQIMENAEINSIIKILGLQYRKNYSDPESLKSLRYGKLMIMTDQDQDGSHIKGLLINFIHHNWPSLLHHNFLEEFITPIIKASNKKQTHSFYSIPEFTEWKEKQSSLKSWRIKYYKGLGTSTAQEAKEYFSDMARHRIPFKYSGAADDEAITLAFSKKKVEERKEWLTSFMINRRQRREHNLPEEYLYGKTTTSLSYHDFVNKELVLFSNSDNERSIPCLVDGLKPGQRKVLFCCLKRNDKREVKVAQLAGSVAEMSAYHHGEISLMMTIVGLAQNFVGSNNLNLLQPLGQFGTRLHGGKDSASPRYIFTMLSPLARLLFPAVDDNLLKYNYDDNMRVEPEFYVPIIPLVLVNGSDGIGTGWASRIPNYDVREIVNNVHRMLGGQEPLPMLPSYKGFKGTIEELTTNQYMNSGEVAIIDSTTIEISELPVKTWTQTYKENVLEVMLNGSEKVPALITDYKEYHTDTTVRFVVKMTEERLRETEAAGLHKVFKLQNPLTCNSMVLFDHVGSLKKYETVQDVMKDFFELRLKYYVLRKDWLLGMLGAESAKLSNQARFILEKIEGTLVIENKPKKELIRMLQEMGYDSDPVKAWKKSQEKDVLEEEAMDDTEEKEKEEETSGPDYNYLLSMPMWFLTKEKKDELCKQRDEKMNELSILKRKSPSDLWKEDLAAFTEELERVEQAERAAQSSVTQVKVKGGRSKVVKMKNETMPTPQGRRVIPRITSAMKDQALKKGGAKKGKLKSEKDGSVVIKMEFGDEEAEAGDSPEMGLAARLTKKVKKGPKEKGSKSGKQTTLKFKPVKNHLLSSEEESEEDDLDMPTSARDAVAPKQQRVRKANADVKYSLSESEDEAGNWESLGKKKAQELDAEDLFVPEPSALSESEQDSPAPPPKKTVTQTKKDNLDKDVKSTLTSESSASKPPPKPKEKAVKKAADGIAKKPAAKKTTTVPKKKATVTDVKQPSILDVLSKPSTAKKSTAKKQATSSESDTAAPAPAAKKAAVRKRKVLTSSDDSDSDSDEGNLMARLKSKAAGKKSKQGDDDSFSLELTSSAVAPRSKTARNTKPVRYMLDSDSEDDF is encoded by the exons ACTTTGTTTGAGAACAAGGCCCTGAGCAAGCCAAAAAAGGATGATAAACGGCTCTCTGTGGAGCGCATATACCAGAAGAAGACACAGCTGGAACATATCTTGCTCCGGCCAGACACCTACATCGGTTCTGTGGAACCCGTCACACAG CAAATGTGGGTGTTTGATGAAGCGATAGGGATGAACTGCAGGGACATCACGTTTGTCCCTGGACTATACAAGATCTTTGATGAGATCCTGG tcAATGCTGCAGATAACAAGCAGAGAGACAGCAGCATGAACTGTATCAAGATCACCATTGACCC AGAGAACACCAGCATCAGCATCTGGAACAATGGAAAGGGCATTCCTGTGGTGGAGCACAAGGTAGAGAAAGTGTATGTGCCGGCACTCATCTTCGGCCAGCTGCTCACCTCCAGCAACTACGACGACGACCAGAAGAAGGTCACGG GTGGTCGTAATGGATATGGTGCCAAGCTGTGCAACATCTTCAGCACAAAGTTCACCGTGGAGACGGCATGCAGGGAGTCCAAGCAGTGTTTTAAACAG acgTGGTACAACAACATGAGTCGTGCAGGTGAGGCCAAAATCAAGCCGTTCAGTGGTGAAGACTTCACATGCATCTCCTTCCAGCCTGATTTGGCCAAATTCAAGATGGAGTCTCTGGACCGTGACACGGTGGCACTGCTGACGAGGCGTGCGTATGACATTGCTGGTGCCACCAAAGGTGTCAAGGTGGTTCTCAATGGAACCAAAGTGCCT GTGAGTGGGTTTCGCAGCTATGTAGACCTGTATGTGAAGGACCGAACAGATGAGATGGGTTCTCCTCTTACTGTAGTCCATGAGATAGTCAACCCGCGTTGGGAGGTCTGTCTCACAATGAGCGAGAAAGGCTTCCAGCAAGTCAGCTTTGTCAACAGCATCGCCACCACCAAG GGTGGCAGACACTCAGACTATGTTGCTGACCAGATTGTGTCCAAGATGATTGAagtggtgaagaagaagaacaaaggtGGTGTAGTAGTCAAGCCCTTCCAG gTGAAGAACCATATGTGGCTATTTGTAAACTGCCTGATTGAGAACCCCAGCTTTGATTCTCAGACCAAAGAGAACATGACGCTGCAGCAGAAGAGCTTTGGCTCCACCTGTACGCTCAGTGAGAAGTTCATCAAACAG GCAAACAGCTGTGGCATCGTGGACAGCGTGATGAACTGGGTGAAGTTTAAGGCTCAGACTCAGCTCAACAAGAAGTGCTCAGCTGTTAAACACTCCAAGATCAAGGGCGTACCAAAACTGGACGATGCCAACGATGCTG GTGGTAAGAACTCCGCTGGCTGTACTCTGATCCTTACCGAGGGAGACTCGGCCAAGACCCTGGCCGTGTCTGGACTTGGCGTGGTGGGTCGAGATCGCTACGGCGTTTTCCCCTTGCGTGGAAAAATGCTCAATGTGCGGGAAGCCTCACACAAACAG ATCATGGAGAACGCTGAGATCAATAGCATCATTAAGATCCTGGGTCTGCAGTACAGGAAGAACTACAGTGATCCTGAGTCTCTCAAGTCTCTGCGCTATGGCAAGCTCATGATCATGACAGATCAG GATCAGGATGGCTCCCATATCAAAGGGCTGCTCATCAACTTCATCCACCACAACTGGCCCTCGCTGCTGCACCACAACTTCCTTGAGGAGTTCATCACACCCATAATTAAG GCATCGAATAAGAAGCAGACACACTCCTTTTATAGCATCCCAGAGTTCACAGAGTGGAAAGAGAAGCAGAGCAGTCTGAAATCATGGAGGATCAAGTACTACAAAG GTTTGGGTACCAGCACAGCCCAGGAGGCAAAAGAGTATTTCTCGGACATGGCGAGACATCGCATCCCGTTTAAATACTCTGGAGCGGCCGATGACGAGGCGATCACCCTT GCCTTTAGTAAGAAGAAAGTGGAAGAGAGAAAGGAgtggctcaccagctttatgatCAACAGGCGACAGCGCCGGGAGCATAACCTGCCTGAG GAGTATCTGTATGGAAAGACGACTACATCGCTCTCCTACCATGACTTTGTCAACAAGGAGCTGGTGCTTTTCTCCAACTCGGACAATGAGCGTTCTATCCCATGTCTGGTGGATG GTCTGAAGCCAGGACAGAGGAAGGTACTGTTCTGCTGCCTGAAACGAAACGATAAGCGTGAGGTGAAGGTGGCCCAGCTTGCTGGTTCTGTAGCAGAGATGTCTGCTTATCACCATGGAGAG ATTTCACTTATGATGACCATCGTTGGCCTGGCACAGAACTTTGTGGGCAGCAACAATCTGAACCTGCTGCAACCTCTGGGGCAGTTTGGTACACGCCTTCACGGTGGCAAAGACTCTGCCAGCCCCAGATACATCTTCACCATGCTTAG tcCTTTGGCTCGGCTCCTTTTCCCTGCTGTGGATGACAACCTTCTGAAGTACAACTATGATGACAACATGCGTGTTGAGCCAGAGTTTTATGTTCCCATCATCCCACTTGTACTGGTCAATGGCTCTGATGGCATTGGTACGGGTTGGGCCAGTCGAATTCCTAACTATGATGTGCGTGAAATTGTCAACAACGTCCACCGCATGCTTGGTGGCCAGGAGCCTCTGCCCATG TTGCCTAGTTATAAGGGCTTTAAAGGTACCATTGAGGAGCTGACAACTAACCAGTACATGAACAGCGGTGAGGTGGCCATTATTGACTCCACCACCATAGAGATCTCAGAGTTGCCTGTGAAAACCTGGACTCAG ACATACAAGGAGAACGTGCTGGAGGTGATGCTGAATGGCTCTGAGAAGGTGCCCGCACTGATCACAGATTATAAAGAGTACCACACGGACACCACCGTGCGCTTTGTGGTCAAAATGACAGAGGAGAGGCTGCGGGAGACTGAGGCTGCAGGGTTGCACAAAGTCTTCAAACTCCAGAACCCACTCACCTGCAACTCCATG GTGCTGTTTGACCATGTGGGCAGTTTGAAGAAGTATGAGACTGTGCAGGACGTCATGAAGGACTTCTTTGAACTTCGTCTAAAGTATTATGTGCTGAGAAAGGACTGGCTGCTTGGTATGCTGGGAGCCGAAAGCGCCAAGCTCTCCAACCAGGCACGTTTCATTCTGGAGAAGATCGAGGGAACACTCGTCATTG AGAACAAGCCCAAGAAGGAGCTAATTCGCATGCTGCAGGAGATGGGCTATGACTCAGATCCTGTTAAGGCCTGGAAAAAATCTCAGGAGAAG GATGTTTTGGAAGAAGAGGCAATGGATGACActgaggagaaggagaaagaggaagagacatCAGGACCTGACTATAATTATCTTCTGAGCATGCCCATGTGGTTCCTCACTAAAGAGAAGAAAGATGAACTGTGCAAGCAAAGAGATGAAAAG ATGAATGAGCTGAGTATACTGAAGAGGAAGTCTCCTTCAGATCTGTGGAAGGAGGATCTCGCTGCATTTACAGAGGAGCTGGAA CGTGTGGAGCAGGCTGAGCGAGCTGCCCAGAGCTCAGTCACCCAGGTCAAGGTCAAAGGAGGCAGATCCAAGGTGGTGAAGATGAAGAATGAGACCATGCCCACCCCACAGGGCCGCCGTGTCATTCCACGCATCACCAGTGCTATGAAGGACCAGGCTCTCAAAAAGGGGGGCGCCAAGAAGGGCAAActcaag TCTGAGAAAGATGGCAGTGTGGTGATTAAGATGGAATTTGGTGATGAGGAGGCTGAAGCAGGAGATTCTCCGGAGATGGGACTCGCCGCTCGTCTGACCAAAAAAGTCAAGAAGGGACCCAAAGAGAAAG GTTCTAAGTCAGGGAAGCAGACTACATTGAAGTTTAAACCAGTCAAGAATCATCTGTTGTCGTCTGAGGAGGAGAGCGAGGAAGATGATTTAGACATGCCCACAAGTGCACGTGATGCTGTGGCTCCCAAACAGCAGCGGGTCAGAAAAGCTAACG CTGATGTTAAGTACTCTTTATCTGAGAGTGAGGATGAAGCTGGAAACTGGGAGAGTTTGGGCAAAAAGAAGGCTCAGGAACTTGATGCCGAGGATTTGTTTGTCCCAGAACCTAGTGCTCTATCTGAGAGTGAGCAGGACTCACCCGCCCCACCTCC GAAAAAAACGGTGacacaaacaaagaaagacaatTTGGACAAAGACGTGAAGAGCACGCTCACCT CTGAAAGCAGTGCTTCTAAACCTCCACCCAAGCCTAAAGAGAAAGCGGTGAAGAAAGCAGCTGATGGCATTGCAAAGAAACCAGCGGCGAAGAAGACGACCACGGTTCCCAAAAAGAAAGCAACTGTGACTG ATGTCAAGCAGCCATCGATCCTCGACGTGCTGTCCAAACCTTCCACCGCTAAAAAGAGCACGGCCAAAAAACAGGCCACATCCAGTGAATCTGACACTGCTGCCCCTGCACCAGCAGCCAAAAAGGCAGCCGTGCGTAAAAGGAAAGTGCTCACGAGCAGCGACGATTCAGACAGCGACTCAGATGAAGGAAACCTCATGGCCCGCCTCAAAAGCAAAGCTGCAGGAAag AAAAGTAAGCAAGGCGATGACGACAGCTTTTCCCTGGAATTGACTTCTTCTGCCGTGGCACCGAGAAGCAAAACGGCACGCAACACAAAACCAGTCAGATACATGCTGGACTCCGATTCAGAGGATGACTTTTAG
- the LOC132859989 gene encoding gap junction delta-3 protein-like, translating to MADWGFLSELFGSLQAHSPMLGRLWLLLMLVFRMLILGTVASDMFDDEQEEFSCNTLQPGCKQVCYDHAFPISQYRFWVFHIVLISTPALVFLMYAMHHHKKHQVLPQDSTILKAKRDLHLKRLYLINVAFRMLSEVGFLIGQWKLYGFRVEAQFPCSRFPCPYTVDCFTSRPMEKTVFLLFYFAIGILSAVSSLAEFVHIIFKWFMKGTKGFKSLVREDIEFKEEVGKTKHERSQASGLKSGRTRHVLRFNGRTSKSRVSTSSRKSSIRSKSFGELIV from the coding sequence ATGGCTGACTGGGGTTTTCTCAGTGAACTGTTTGGGTCACTGCAGGCGCACTCACCCATGTTGGGTCGTCTCTGGTTGCTCCTCATGCTGGTCTTCAGGATGCTGATCCTCGGTACAGTGGCCAGCGACATGTTTGATGATGAACAAGAGGAGTTTTCTTGCAACACATTGCAGCCAGGATGCAAGCAAGTTTGCTACGACCATGCCTTCCCTATCTCTCAGTATCGCTTCTGGGTCTTCCACATTGTGCTCATCTCTACCCCTGCTCTTGTGTTCCTCATGTATGCCATGCACCACCACAAGAAGCACCAGGTCCTCCCACAAGACTCCACCATCCTTAAAGCAAAGCGGGATCTTCATCTCAAGCGTCTCTATCTAATCAATGTAGCTTTCAGGATGTTGTCTGAGGTGGGGTTCCTGATTGGACAGTGGAAACTGTACGGCTTTCGCGTTGAGGCTCAGTTTCCCTGCAGTCGCTTTCCATGTCCATACACTGTGGACTGTTTCACCTCTAGACCTATGGAGAAGACAGTCTTCCTGCTCTTCTACTTCGCCATTGGAATACTGTCAGCTGTCTCCAGCCTGGCCGAATTTGTTCACATCATCTTCAAATGGTTTATGAAAGGCACTAAGGGGTTCAAGTCCTTGGTAAGGGAGGATATTGAATTCAAAGAAGAGGTTGGTAAGACTAAACATGAGAGGAGTCAAGCCAGTGGTCTGAAGTCAGGCAGAACCAGGCATGTGCTGCGGTTTAATGGAAGAACCAGTAAATCAAGGGTAAGCACAAGCTCAAGGAAATCCAGTATCAGAAGCAAGAGCTTCGGAGAACTGATAGTGTAA